The genomic window CCAAAAAGCTGGGACGCACAGAGTTTGTGCCGGTCAGGATATGCGGACGAGACGAAACCGGCCGGCCCGTGCTCGAAATGCTTGGCAGAGGATCGTCAGCAAGCCTCTCGACGATGGCGGCCGCCGAAGGCATCGCGCTGCTGCCGCCCGAAATCGGAATGATCGAGCGAGGTTCGGTGCTGCGTTTCGAGCGCTTCTGCGATTGTTGAGACAGAGTGCCCCTGGCCGAGGAACCTCCGTCGTCTTGCTTTACTTCGTCGTACTTTGGAAGCCCGGCCGATGATTGAGGATTGTCCGGTAGTGCCAGCAACCGCGTTCAGAAACGTAACCGCGATAGCGGCCATCCGTTTTCGCGATGGTGAGCCGGTTGATCGGCTGTCGCACCCCGAGCCGAGCTTCTACACCGCCGGCATCAAGAGCTATGGCCGTGCGCCGACCTTTCTCATGCTGACCGGCTACGAGCAGGTCCGCTTGATCGCGTTGGCGTTGGCCGGCGACCTCTTGGCCGCCGACAAGGTCGAGCTCGTCCTGCCCGAAACCGGCGTCTGCTCGACTGACCAATCCGGCGCCGTGTCGTCCTGTCGCGGCAGCTCGCAAACCGTACTCGTGTTCGTGCCCAGGACGAATGACAGGTGCTGCGGCGAGCCAGCGCTGGCGGGCGCGGAAGAGTTCTGCGCCAATGACTTTCATGGGGGGCGACCGGAAAGAAGGACTGCGGTCCCCTGGGCGAGGCAGTGCCCTCGCCGGCCAGCGGCTGCTGCTGATGACGACTTTGGCCCACGCGCGACGGCAGAGCCGGGTAATCGACGCCTCACCGGTGCATTACGGGTGGATTATCCTGGCCGCTGGCATTGTCGGCGCCTTCATGACCACGCCGGGTCAAACGGCCGGGGTGTCGGTCTTTTTCGACCCGATGACCGCAGATCTCGACATCTCGCGGACGTGGGCTTCTTTCGCCTACACCGTCGGGACGCTTGCTGGCATTCTTCCGGCACCGCTCATCGGGCGTTGGATCGACAGACGCGGCCCGCGCATCACGGCAACCGTCATCGCCGTCGGCCTGGCCCTGGCCTGTGCCTTCATGGCGCTTATTCGGTCGGACCTGATGCTGCTTCTCGGCTTCGCGTTGCTGCGCGGGACAGCCGTAGGCGGGCTCAGCCTCGTCAGCCAGCACGTCGTGAACCTGTGGTTTGTCCAGCGCCGGGGGATCGCGGCCGCTGGCGCCACCCTCGGATTAGCCGCCGGAGCGGTCGTGTTCCCGCAGCTGATAGAGTTCCTCATTCAGCTATACGGATGGCGTGGGGCATACTTGGCGTTGGCTGGAATTGTTGTCGTAACCATCCTGCCTGTTGCCGCCGGACTCTTCCGCGACCGCCCCGAGTCTTTCGGCCTGCTCCCGGATGCCGGTCTGCCGCCGCCCACGCAGGTTGTGCACGTCGAGCGATCGTTCACGCGAGACGAAGCGTTGCGGTCTGGCGTATTCTGGCTTCTGTGCGCTGCCAGCTTCCTCAGCAACGCTATCGGCACCGGCCTGCTGCTTAACCATTTCTCGATCATGGAAAAGGTCGGGTTGGCGCGAAGCAGCGCCCTTCAACTCTTGGCGCCTCTGGCCGGGGTGCAGATTGTGGCCACCCTTGCCATAGGCGCTCTGATGGACCGCACCGAGCCACGACATCTCGTGCCGGTGCCCATGCTGGCACTCGCCGCGGGTTCCGCCTTGGCCGCCTTCGGCGGCGGCTCTGCCTTTGGCTGGCTCTATGCGTTGACGACAGGAGCAGCGCTCGGAGCGACCCAGGCCATCCAAGCGGCCGGCTACGCGCAGTATTTCGGTCGTGATCACCTCGGGGCGATCCGGGGGGTGTCCTACGCCTTCGGCATCAGCGGTGCCGCGTTCGGACCGCTACCTTTTGCAGCGAGTGTCGCCGGGACGGGAAGCTATGCCGCAGTGCTGGCCGGCAGCTGCTTTCTGTGCGCGGCGTGTGCTGCGGCCGCTATCTTCGTTAGATGGCCTTTTTCGGCGGCGCTGTCGGAAAGACCCTCTCCTCCCTTATGACGACCGGCTACGAGCAGATCCGCTCGAACTCAGCGGCGATTGCCGGCGATCTCGCAGCGGCCAACAAGGGCGAGTTCGTCCTGCACGAAACCTGCGTCTGCTCGACCGACCGATCCTGGGACGAGTCGGCCGGCTGCTGCGGCGGGCCTTCCCCGGCAGGCGTCGGCGCATGCTGCGTGGCCAACGCGGTCGCAAAGGCCGAAGGCGAAGCCGGATGCGGCTGCGCCGCGCCTCCCGCCCTTTCAACGGCGCGCGCAAGCTGCTGCGGATGAGCGGAGCAGCGAGGACGACTGGTGTCGTAGTCGCATTGGGGACCGCCCAGACGCTGGCCTGGGCGTCCACCTACTATCTGCCCGCGATCCTCGCCGTGCCGATGGCGCGAGATCTCGGCGTGCCGCCGTCCTGGGTCTTCGGGGCGTTCTCGGTGGGGCTCGTCGTCTCGGCCCTGCTCGGGCCGGCCGCCGGCCGTGCCATCGACGCGCGCGGCGGCAGGCCGG from Bosea sp. AS-1 includes these protein-coding regions:
- a CDS encoding MFS transporter, translated to MTTLAHARRQSRVIDASPVHYGWIILAAGIVGAFMTTPGQTAGVSVFFDPMTADLDISRTWASFAYTVGTLAGILPAPLIGRWIDRRGPRITATVIAVGLALACAFMALIRSDLMLLLGFALLRGTAVGGLSLVSQHVVNLWFVQRRGIAAAGATLGLAAGAVVFPQLIEFLIQLYGWRGAYLALAGIVVVTILPVAAGLFRDRPESFGLLPDAGLPPPTQVVHVERSFTRDEALRSGVFWLLCAASFLSNAIGTGLLLNHFSIMEKVGLARSSALQLLAPLAGVQIVATLAIGALMDRTEPRHLVPVPMLALAAGSALAAFGGGSAFGWLYALTTGAALGATQAIQAAGYAQYFGRDHLGAIRGVSYAFGISGAAFGPLPFAASVAGTGSYAAVLAGSCFLCAACAAAAIFVRWPFSAALSERPSPPL